The following are from one region of the Hymenobacter radiodurans genome:
- a CDS encoding copper homeostasis protein CutC, whose amino-acid sequence MLEICANSIQSALAAQAGGAQRIELCQNLEQGGITASFGLIRRVQASLTIPVFVLIRPRPGNFVYTADEWAIMAADIEQCRALGCAGVVFGILDDAGRVDLARCRLLIALAAPMSVTFHRAFDACPNQAQALEDIIALGCQRILTSGGQITAMQGQAQLATLVQQAAGRISIMPGAGFTPQNIKALAARTGPPSFMPAPPDQFRLHPPPNLPYSTLPYWRRTQLLWLSW is encoded by the coding sequence ATGCTAGAAATTTGCGCCAATTCCATACAATCGGCCTTAGCGGCGCAGGCGGGCGGGGCGCAGCGCATTGAGCTGTGTCAGAACCTGGAGCAGGGCGGCATCACGGCGTCCTTCGGTCTGATCAGACGAGTGCAAGCGTCGCTGACGATTCCGGTGTTCGTGCTGATTCGGCCGCGGCCGGGCAATTTCGTCTACACCGCTGATGAGTGGGCTATTATGGCCGCTGACATTGAGCAGTGCCGCGCCCTGGGCTGCGCTGGAGTCGTATTCGGCATTCTGGACGACGCAGGTCGCGTAGACCTGGCGCGTTGTCGGTTGCTCATCGCGCTGGCGGCCCCCATGTCGGTTACGTTTCACCGCGCCTTCGATGCTTGCCCCAACCAAGCGCAAGCTCTGGAAGACATCATTGCCTTGGGCTGCCAGCGGATTCTCACTTCTGGGGGGCAAATTACCGCAATGCAGGGCCAGGCGCAGCTGGCGACGCTGGTTCAGCAGGCTGCCGGGCGGATCAGTATCATGCCGGGTGCGGGCTTCACACCCCAAAATATCAAGGCGTTGGCGGCCCGCACGGGGCCACCGAGTTTCATGCCAGCGCCACCCGATCAATTCCGCCTTCACCCGCCGCCGAACCTGCCTTATTCGACGCTACCTTACTGGAGACGGACACAACTATTGTGGCTGAGCTGGTAG
- a CDS encoding N(4)-(beta-N-acetylglucosaminyl)-L-asparaginase gives MSTRRKFIASTAAGLAGLAVPSYGLAATSSPVTAVGQPLVISTWDTGLAANLGAWKVLRPGGRALDAVEAGVMVTEASQNCCVGLGGNPDRDGIVTLDACIMDEKFNCGSVAALERIKHPISVARRVMERTPHVMLVGEGAQQFAVAQGFPLEPQQLSADAAKAYKEWLKTSQYKPIINVENTGSKKAVGPVGGANNHDTIAMLAQDAQGNLSGSCTTSGMGFKMRGRLGDSPLIGSGLFVDNAVGAAAATGQGEDVIRIAGAHTVVELMRQGLAPKAACKAAIERIAKIKGAQARDIQVCFIAISAKGEHGAYALQKGFSYAVCDAKNQQQLVQSDFLLA, from the coding sequence ATGAGTACTCGCCGAAAGTTTATTGCCTCCACCGCGGCCGGACTAGCGGGGCTGGCGGTTCCCAGCTACGGGCTGGCCGCTACCTCGTCGCCGGTGACTGCTGTGGGGCAGCCGTTGGTTATTTCCACCTGGGATACTGGCCTGGCCGCCAACTTAGGCGCCTGGAAGGTATTGCGGCCGGGCGGGCGGGCCCTCGACGCGGTAGAGGCCGGCGTGATGGTGACGGAGGCTTCGCAAAACTGCTGCGTGGGGCTGGGGGGCAATCCTGACCGCGACGGCATCGTGACCCTAGATGCGTGCATCATGGACGAGAAGTTTAACTGCGGTAGCGTGGCGGCGCTGGAGCGCATTAAGCACCCCATCAGCGTGGCGCGGCGGGTAATGGAGCGCACGCCGCATGTGATGCTGGTAGGCGAAGGCGCTCAACAATTTGCCGTGGCGCAAGGCTTTCCGCTGGAACCGCAGCAGCTCAGCGCCGACGCGGCCAAAGCCTACAAGGAGTGGCTGAAAACCAGTCAGTACAAGCCTATTATTAACGTCGAGAACACGGGCAGCAAGAAAGCCGTGGGGCCCGTGGGCGGCGCCAATAACCACGATACGATTGCCATGCTGGCCCAAGATGCACAGGGCAACCTAAGCGGCAGCTGCACCACCAGCGGCATGGGCTTTAAAATGCGGGGCCGCCTCGGCGATTCGCCCCTCATCGGCTCGGGTCTATTTGTGGATAATGCCGTTGGGGCGGCTGCGGCCACCGGGCAGGGCGAAGACGTGATTCGTATTGCCGGCGCTCATACCGTGGTGGAGCTTATGCGTCAGGGCCTCGCGCCCAAAGCTGCCTGCAAAGCTGCCATCGAGCGTATTGCAAAAATTAAAGGTGCCCAAGCCCGCGACATTCAGGTGTGCTTTATTGCCATCAGCGCCAAGGGTGAACACGGCGCCTACGCTCTGCAAAAAGGCTTCAGCTACGCCGTCTGCGACGCCAAAAACCAGCAACAGCTCGTACAAAGCGACTTCTTGCTCGCCTGA
- a CDS encoding endonuclease/exonuclease/phosphatase family protein, with protein sequence MHSSVFRKLLFVALLLLGSRLELAAQTMKVATYNVRYDNPQDTVNAWSRRLPYLANLIRFQDFDVFGTQEVLYRQLQDMTRQLPGYAYTGVGRDDGKQGGEFSAIFYKQDKYELLKHGTFWLSPTSAVPSKGWDAALPRVCSWGQLREKKTGFTFYLFNTHFDHVGIEARKESAKLILTKVKEMAGSTPVILMGDFNIDQRNESYTILNTASNLRDAFQLAQIVYAPNGTFNDFNSQRKTDARIDHIFLSPAFKATRYGILTETYGGGKTPSDHYPVAVEVQYSGRK encoded by the coding sequence ATGCATTCGTCTGTGTTCAGGAAGCTTCTCTTCGTTGCGCTTTTGCTGCTTGGCAGCCGGTTGGAGCTAGCCGCCCAGACCATGAAAGTGGCCACCTACAATGTCCGCTACGATAACCCGCAGGATACCGTCAATGCCTGGTCGCGGCGGCTGCCGTACCTGGCTAATCTCATTCGCTTTCAGGATTTTGACGTCTTTGGCACCCAGGAAGTTCTGTATCGCCAGCTCCAGGACATGACGCGCCAGCTACCGGGCTATGCCTACACCGGTGTGGGTCGCGACGACGGTAAGCAGGGCGGAGAGTTTTCTGCTATTTTCTATAAGCAGGACAAGTATGAGTTGCTCAAGCACGGCACGTTCTGGCTTTCGCCCACCAGCGCCGTTCCGAGCAAGGGCTGGGATGCTGCGCTGCCGCGCGTGTGCAGTTGGGGCCAGCTGCGGGAGAAAAAAACCGGCTTTACATTCTACCTCTTCAATACCCACTTCGACCACGTAGGCATAGAAGCCAGGAAAGAAAGCGCCAAGCTGATTCTGACCAAGGTGAAGGAGATGGCCGGCTCCACGCCAGTTATTCTGATGGGTGATTTCAATATCGACCAGCGCAACGAGAGCTACACGATCCTGAACACGGCCAGCAACTTACGTGATGCCTTCCAGCTGGCCCAAATAGTATATGCGCCCAACGGCACGTTCAACGACTTTAATTCCCAGCGCAAAACCGACGCCCGCATTGACCATATCTTTCTGAGTCCCGCTTTCAAAGCCACCCGATACGGCATCCTCACCGAAACCTACGGCGGCGGCAAAACGCCCTCCGACCATTATCCGGTAGCCGTGGAAGTGCAGTACTCCGGGCGAAAATAA
- a CDS encoding TonB-dependent receptor domain-containing protein: protein MRTNSTLFVARILLVLLAWLIAVTATAQTPGSLTGTVRTSTSAPIDYATITLHRAADSSVVKTEFSDAQGAFRFEGLSEGSYRVSAAQLGYVRHWSAPFILPAGGQILPAITLQKSAATQLKEVQVIGQKPLFERLADRTVVNVEGSTLAAGNTTLDVLARAPGVIVDGNDNLALRGRQGLLVLIDGKRQPMTGTELADYLRSLPADQLKSIELITNPPAKYDAQGGAGIIAINLKKDQRQGTNGNANISYGRGEYGKFSGSLSGNHRNKDVNVFSALTYGRRRNFGVRDTYRYFYESQDTGEPVLIGTADQRNRAVFEDHFMIYKVGTDVNLSKNTVLGGVISGFGVPNPKPGGTGVNTSTFYDGAGQVSDYYTALSTSRGNNPNITGNINFKHTFGEGTGRPELTADVDYARYNTHRTQSQTTFFQLSGQPDATLASDQTSELTIKAIKTDYTQQLNADTRLEAGAKASQVYADNDIQFENTREGITTPDLNLSNRFRYDEVITAAYVNLNHNFSKQFNLQAGLRGEQTNATGRQIVTSENFERNYYQLFPSAALKYAPTEQNEITMSLSRRINRPSYGQLNPFRFIIDPATSGKGNPNLRPETSYNMELNYTFKQKYTAGLSYSVTKDPITDVAYPETDTTTVSTNVNLDQQQYVSLTLTAPITVGKWLSIYNNAVFFYIHYDGTLAGTSLRAGQPAYTLSSNSTFTFGKGWGAELNARYNSQQRVGFFEFSDYGQVGIAVKKEVMDRKGTIKLAANDILYTLPFSAVSLYNNYRQDLYIRRDTRVVTLSFAWKFGNDKLTTTNRKTGAEEEKRRAQ, encoded by the coding sequence ATGCGCACGAACTCTACTTTATTCGTAGCCAGAATTTTACTGGTACTATTAGCCTGGCTTATCGCTGTTACCGCTACGGCTCAAACTCCCGGTAGCCTCACCGGAACGGTGCGTACATCAACCAGCGCCCCCATCGATTATGCCACCATTACCCTGCATCGCGCCGCCGACTCGTCGGTAGTTAAAACTGAGTTTAGTGATGCTCAGGGGGCTTTTCGCTTCGAAGGATTGAGTGAAGGAAGCTACCGCGTATCGGCGGCGCAGCTAGGGTACGTGCGGCACTGGAGTGCGCCCTTTATCCTGCCCGCTGGAGGGCAAATTTTGCCTGCTATTACGCTGCAAAAAAGCGCCGCTACGCAGTTAAAGGAAGTGCAGGTGATAGGGCAGAAGCCGCTGTTTGAGCGCCTGGCCGACCGCACCGTTGTGAACGTGGAAGGCTCGACGCTGGCTGCCGGCAATACCACGCTAGATGTATTGGCTCGGGCTCCCGGCGTAATCGTAGACGGCAACGACAACCTGGCATTACGCGGCCGCCAAGGCCTGCTGGTGCTCATTGACGGCAAGCGCCAGCCCATGACCGGCACCGAGCTAGCCGACTATCTGCGCTCCTTGCCGGCTGATCAATTGAAAAGCATTGAGCTCATTACCAACCCACCGGCCAAGTACGATGCCCAGGGCGGAGCCGGCATTATCGCAATTAACCTCAAAAAGGACCAGCGCCAGGGCACCAACGGCAACGCCAACATCAGCTACGGACGCGGTGAATACGGCAAGTTCTCCGGTAGCTTGTCGGGCAACCACCGCAACAAAGACGTTAACGTGTTTAGCGCGCTCACGTATGGCCGGCGCCGCAACTTTGGTGTTCGTGACACCTACCGCTACTTCTACGAGTCGCAGGACACGGGAGAGCCAGTCTTGATTGGTACCGCAGACCAGCGCAACCGGGCCGTTTTTGAGGATCATTTTATGATCTATAAAGTTGGAACGGATGTAAACCTGTCGAAAAATACCGTGCTGGGGGGCGTTATTTCGGGCTTTGGGGTGCCAAATCCGAAGCCCGGCGGGACGGGGGTCAATACCAGCACGTTTTACGATGGAGCAGGGCAGGTGAGTGATTATTATACCGCGCTAAGTACTAGCCGGGGCAACAACCCCAACATCACCGGCAACATCAATTTTAAGCACACCTTTGGCGAAGGTACGGGCCGCCCCGAACTGACTGCCGACGTAGATTATGCTCGCTACAACACGCACCGGACCCAAAGCCAAACCACTTTTTTTCAGTTGTCGGGCCAGCCGGATGCTACCTTAGCCAGCGACCAAACCAGCGAGCTAACCATCAAAGCCATAAAGACCGATTATACCCAGCAGCTGAATGCTGATACCCGCCTAGAAGCCGGCGCCAAAGCCAGCCAGGTGTATGCCGATAATGACATCCAATTCGAGAATACCCGCGAAGGCATCACCACACCCGACCTAAACCTGAGCAACCGCTTCCGCTACGACGAAGTCATTACGGCCGCTTACGTTAACCTCAATCATAATTTCAGCAAGCAATTTAATCTGCAAGCTGGCCTCCGGGGTGAGCAAACCAACGCTACCGGCCGTCAGATAGTGACCTCCGAAAACTTCGAGCGCAACTATTACCAGCTGTTCCCGAGCGCGGCCCTGAAATACGCGCCCACTGAGCAAAACGAAATAACGATGTCGTTGAGCCGTCGCATCAACCGTCCTTCTTACGGCCAGCTCAACCCTTTCCGCTTCATCATCGATCCGGCTACTTCCGGCAAAGGCAACCCCAACCTGCGCCCCGAAACCAGCTACAACATGGAGCTGAATTACACCTTCAAGCAGAAGTACACCGCCGGCCTCAGCTACAGCGTTACGAAAGATCCCATCACCGACGTGGCCTACCCCGAAACCGACACTACTACCGTTTCAACCAACGTAAACTTGGATCAGCAACAGTATGTGTCCCTCACGCTCACAGCTCCCATCACGGTAGGCAAGTGGTTGAGTATCTACAACAACGCCGTGTTCTTTTACATCCACTACGATGGCACCCTGGCTGGGACTTCCCTGCGGGCCGGACAGCCAGCTTACACCCTGAGCAGCAACAGTACCTTCACCTTCGGCAAAGGCTGGGGGGCAGAATTGAACGCCCGATACAATTCCCAGCAGCGGGTCGGTTTCTTCGAGTTCAGCGACTACGGGCAAGTCGGAATAGCTGTGAAAAAAGAAGTGATGGACCGCAAAGGCACCATCAAGCTGGCAGCTAACGACATTCTTTACACCTTGCCTTTTAGCGCCGTTTCGCTCTATAACAACTACCGGCAAGACCTTTACATCCGCCGCGACACGCGCGTGGTGACGCTCTCATTTGCTTGGAAATTTGGCAACGACAAGCTCACCACTACCAACCGCAAAACTGGAGCGGAGGAAGAGAAGCGCCGCGCGCAATAG
- a CDS encoding nuclear transport factor 2 family protein gives MLKTNTPSGVHLRTILGAMSLLVMASCSTSKPAAPPPAATVQLPESKELYATIARLDSAMFAAFNRHDADQLQTYFAEDLEFYHDRGGLADFKKTMDGFRSLFEQNKTTGLNRQLVPGSLEVYPIPGYGAVDAHLHRFCHVENGKDDCGTFKNMMVWRLKDGQWKVTRVVSYDHDH, from the coding sequence ATGCTAAAAACGAATACTCCATCCGGCGTCCACCTGCGGACTATACTTGGCGCAATGTCGCTACTTGTAATGGCGAGTTGCTCTACCAGCAAACCCGCGGCACCTCCGCCTGCCGCCACCGTACAATTACCTGAGTCGAAGGAACTGTATGCCACTATAGCCCGCCTCGACAGCGCCATGTTTGCGGCCTTCAACCGCCACGACGCAGACCAGTTGCAAACCTACTTCGCTGAAGACCTCGAATTCTACCACGACAGAGGCGGCCTGGCCGATTTCAAAAAAACCATGGATGGCTTTCGAAGCCTCTTTGAACAGAACAAAACGACTGGCCTAAACCGGCAGTTGGTGCCGGGCAGTTTGGAAGTATATCCCATTCCAGGCTACGGCGCCGTAGATGCTCACCTGCACCGCTTCTGCCATGTGGAGAACGGCAAAGACGACTGCGGCACCTTCAAAAATATGATGGTATGGCGACTAAAAGACGGCCAGTGGAAAGTAACGCGCGTCGTCAGCTACGACCACGATCATTGA
- a CDS encoding DUF2490 domain-containing protein, with amino-acid sequence MALHYLRASKLAVLLPLSLVAFPVLSQSTERIIDRNAIGWFTYNGDHKIAPQWAVHTEVQLRRTRLGLGRQQLLSRLGFVYSHTEQVTLSGGYTQLTTYPYGDYPTAGLGEATPENRAYEDVTLASTYGRLQLTHRFRLEQRWLGQLDESCPKQVANWEYQNRARYQVAGEIPLQGPTIDDGELYFTFFDELFIGFGQNVGRNVFNQNRISGGLGYQIRDNWKLELNYLNQWTQHAEPAPNTQQSVFENNNGFRLNVVYDLDFTSAPPSN; translated from the coding sequence ATGGCGCTTCACTACTTGCGCGCGTCGAAACTTGCTGTTCTATTACCGCTTAGTCTAGTAGCGTTTCCAGTCTTAAGTCAATCTACTGAGCGGATAATAGACCGCAACGCTATAGGCTGGTTTACTTACAATGGCGACCACAAAATAGCCCCCCAGTGGGCCGTACACACGGAAGTGCAATTGCGCCGCACGCGTTTGGGCCTGGGCCGCCAGCAGCTACTCTCGCGCCTGGGCTTCGTGTATTCACACACCGAGCAAGTGACGCTATCGGGAGGCTATACGCAGCTGACCACGTATCCCTACGGCGACTACCCCACGGCTGGCCTCGGCGAAGCAACACCTGAGAACCGAGCGTATGAGGATGTGACGCTGGCCAGCACTTACGGCCGGTTGCAACTTACGCATCGGTTTCGGCTGGAGCAGCGCTGGCTAGGACAACTCGATGAAAGCTGCCCGAAGCAAGTAGCCAACTGGGAATACCAGAACCGCGCCCGCTACCAAGTGGCTGGTGAAATACCGTTGCAAGGCCCCACTATTGATGATGGGGAGCTGTATTTTACCTTCTTCGACGAGCTATTTATCGGTTTTGGGCAGAACGTGGGCCGGAACGTATTCAACCAAAACCGTATTTCGGGCGGCTTAGGCTACCAGATTCGCGACAATTGGAAGCTAGAGCTGAACTACCTAAACCAGTGGACCCAACACGCCGAGCCAGCGCCCAATACGCAGCAATCGGTATTTGAGAACAATAATGGGTTTCGCCTGAATGTGGTTTACGACCTGGATTTTACGTCGGCACCACCATCAAACTAA